A region from the Salidesulfovibrio onnuriiensis genome encodes:
- a CDS encoding GAF domain-containing protein — MSPQRLYKSIYEIAKTINSSLEPSKVLSRIAEQVTMAMDAKGCFIRMLDARHEVLMPGASHGLSERYEKKGPVSVEKSRLDQDVLKGETVTIEDVRTDDRFQYGKEASEEGLVSLVVVPLKAMDKVVGVLRVYSGEPRTFEAEELDFLSCIANLSGIALENARMFKALKRASELANEFNYRVFED; from the coding sequence ATGAGTCCTCAAAGACTTTACAAATCGATCTATGAAATCGCCAAGACCATCAACTCCAGCCTTGAGCCGTCCAAGGTCCTTTCCCGTATCGCCGAACAGGTGACTATGGCGATGGATGCCAAGGGCTGCTTCATCCGCATGCTGGACGCACGCCATGAAGTGCTCATGCCCGGAGCCTCTCACGGCCTGAGCGAACGCTACGAGAAGAAGGGCCCGGTTTCCGTGGAAAAGAGCCGCCTGGACCAGGATGTGCTCAAGGGCGAGACCGTCACCATCGAAGACGTCCGCACCGACGACCGCTTCCAGTACGGCAAGGAAGCCTCCGAGGAAGGTCTGGTTTCCCTGGTGGTTGTCCCCCTGAAGGCCATGGACAAGGTCGTGGGTGTGCTGCGCGTCTATTCCGGCGAGCCCCGCACCTTCGAAGCCGAAGAGCTGGATTTCCTTTCCTGCATTGCCAACCTTTCCGGCATCGCACTGGAAAATGCCCGCATGTTCAAGGCTCTCAAGCGCGCCAGCGAACTGGCAAACGAATTTAACTACCGGGTCTTCGAAGACTAG
- a CDS encoding YwbE family protein, which produces MVPARKDLRPGLRVRIILKKDQRTGRLTEGVVKNLLTKSPTHPYGIKVRLEDGQVGRVQEIVAE; this is translated from the coding sequence ATGGTTCCCGCACGAAAAGATCTGCGGCCCGGCCTCCGGGTGCGCATCATCCTCAAGAAGGACCAGCGCACCGGCCGCCTCACCGAGGGCGTGGTCAAGAATTTACTGACCAAGTCGCCCACCCATCCCTACGGCATCAAGGTCCGCCTTGAGGACGGCCAGGTCGGCCGGGTGCAGGAGATCGTGGCGGAATGA
- the nhaA gene encoding Na+/H+ antiporter NhaA, with translation MSPFHKPPIEKILRPFEAFARMQAAGGLVLMVATIAALVWANSPWSESYFALWQTKLTVGLGHWQLSKESIHWINDGLMAVFFFLVGLEIKREVLVGGLSTPRQTIMPIAAAVAGMVVPALIFVAFNAGKESLGGWGIPMATDIAFALGILSLLGDRVPISLKIFLTAVAIVDDIGAILVIALFYTSSLDISALALGLFVLLLMFGLNRLGVRHSIPYLALGMVMWLAFLISGIHATIAGVLAAMSIPATTRIDCGRFVSIIKRNVNLYEKAHPPGACMPGLNTKEQLRALAAMEHTYKLGTTPLQNIEHGLHGWVSFGVMPIFALANAGVALEADILTELIHPVSVGIFFGLVLGKQAGITAICWLLNKTGIARYPEGVSLRHIYGAGWLAGVGFTMSIFIANLAFGEGSRLLELAKIGILFASLMAGIGGFLVLQRTAPVEEDG, from the coding sequence ATGAGTCCCTTTCACAAGCCCCCCATCGAGAAGATACTGCGGCCCTTCGAGGCCTTTGCCCGCATGCAGGCGGCGGGCGGCCTCGTGCTCATGGTGGCCACCATCGCCGCCCTGGTCTGGGCCAATTCCCCCTGGTCCGAAAGCTACTTTGCCCTGTGGCAGACCAAGCTGACCGTGGGGCTCGGCCACTGGCAGCTTTCCAAGGAGTCCATCCACTGGATCAACGACGGGCTCATGGCCGTGTTCTTTTTTCTGGTGGGCCTGGAGATCAAGCGCGAGGTCCTGGTGGGCGGCCTGTCCACTCCGCGTCAGACCATCATGCCCATTGCCGCTGCCGTTGCGGGCATGGTCGTTCCCGCGCTCATCTTTGTCGCCTTTAACGCGGGCAAGGAATCCCTCGGCGGATGGGGCATCCCAATGGCCACGGATATCGCCTTTGCCCTGGGCATCCTTTCCCTGCTCGGCGACCGGGTGCCCATTTCCCTCAAGATCTTTCTGACCGCGGTGGCCATTGTGGACGACATTGGCGCCATCCTGGTCATCGCCCTGTTCTACACATCGTCCCTGGACATTTCCGCGCTGGCCCTGGGGCTGTTCGTGCTGCTGCTCATGTTCGGGCTCAACAGGCTCGGGGTGCGCCACAGCATTCCCTATCTGGCCCTGGGGATGGTCATGTGGCTGGCCTTCCTGATTTCCGGCATCCACGCCACCATTGCGGGCGTGCTTGCGGCCATGAGCATCCCGGCCACCACGCGCATCGACTGCGGCCGGTTCGTGTCGATCATCAAGCGCAACGTGAACCTCTATGAAAAGGCCCATCCTCCGGGGGCCTGCATGCCCGGCCTGAACACCAAGGAGCAGCTGCGGGCCCTGGCCGCCATGGAGCACACCTACAAGCTGGGCACCACGCCGTTGCAGAATATCGAGCACGGCCTGCACGGGTGGGTCTCCTTCGGGGTCATGCCCATCTTTGCCCTGGCCAACGCCGGGGTCGCGCTGGAAGCTGACATCCTCACCGAACTCATCCACCCGGTTTCCGTGGGGATTTTCTTCGGCCTGGTGCTCGGGAAGCAGGCGGGCATCACCGCGATTTGCTGGCTGCTGAACAAGACCGGCATTGCCCGATATCCCGAAGGGGTGAGCCTGCGGCACATCTACGGAGCGGGCTGGCTGGCGGGCGTGGGCTTCACCATGTCCATCTTCATCGCCAACCTCGCCTTCGGAGAGGGGTCCCGGCTGCTGGAGCTGGCCAAGATCGGCATTCTGTTCGCCTCGCTGATGGCGGGGATCGGCGGATTCCTGGTGCTTCAGCGCACCGCTCCGGTGGAGGAGGACGGCTGA
- a CDS encoding LysE family translocator, producing MAEGQFIAFFIAISILTMVPGADTVMVLRNSLRGGFRDGSVTSLGICSGLFVHAVVSAGGLSLILLGSAKLFTAVKLVGAGYLIWLGLISARNALRGPAAGFDVRASAAGFSVLRSLREGFLSNVLNPKTILFYMAFLPQFMDPHKGALGQAVFMAGIHFVIAMIWQCLLAAMVDRARLLLASGRVRRALDGVTSAVLVGLGLRLALEELG from the coding sequence ATGGCCGAGGGCCAGTTCATTGCATTTTTCATCGCCATCAGCATCCTGACCATGGTGCCCGGCGCGGACACGGTCATGGTGCTGCGCAACAGCCTGCGCGGCGGGTTCCGGGATGGTTCGGTCACCAGCCTGGGCATCTGCTCGGGGCTCTTCGTGCACGCCGTGGTCTCGGCCGGGGGCCTGTCCCTGATCCTGCTGGGCTCGGCAAAGCTGTTCACGGCGGTCAAGCTTGTGGGGGCCGGGTACCTGATCTGGCTCGGGCTGATCAGCGCGCGCAACGCCCTGCGCGGGCCCGCCGCCGGGTTCGACGTGAGGGCTTCGGCCGCAGGCTTTTCCGTGCTCCGGTCCCTGCGCGAGGGCTTTCTGTCCAACGTGCTCAACCCCAAGACCATTCTCTTTTACATGGCCTTCCTGCCCCAGTTCATGGATCCCCATAAGGGGGCGCTGGGCCAGGCCGTATTCATGGCGGGCATCCATTTCGTCATCGCCATGATCTGGCAGTGCCTGCTGGCGGCCATGGTGGACCGGGCCCGGCTGCTGCTGGCCTCGGGGCGGGTGCGCCGGGCGCTCGACGGTGTCACCTCCGCCGTGCTCGTGGGCCTGGGCCTCAGGCTGGCCCTGGAAGAACTCGGATAG
- a CDS encoding alpha/beta fold hydrolase yields the protein MVLHGGPGAPGSAKGLAEALAPLCGVLEPMQTRNSIDGQVEELVRVIRAEAELPVVLVGWSWGAMLGYITAARHPELVRKLVLVGSGVFEDHFAEVIMPLRLRRLEPGEQAEAQSLMRDLADRSIEDKSVVLQRFGRLMDKADSYDPIKKMENNVHCDFDIHVNVWKDAQRLRYSGELLDMGRDIRCPVVALHGNHDPHPAEGVRAPLSRVIHDFRFILLDKCGHSPWNEKMARESFLKHLRAELESEI from the coding sequence GTGGTTCTGCACGGCGGCCCGGGTGCGCCGGGCTCGGCGAAAGGGCTTGCCGAGGCCCTGGCCCCCCTGTGCGGGGTGCTGGAACCCATGCAGACCAGGAACAGCATCGACGGCCAGGTGGAGGAGCTGGTGCGGGTCATCAGGGCCGAGGCCGAACTGCCGGTGGTCCTAGTGGGCTGGTCCTGGGGCGCCATGCTCGGCTACATCACGGCCGCCCGGCACCCGGAGCTGGTGCGCAAGCTCGTCCTGGTGGGCAGCGGGGTGTTCGAGGACCACTTTGCCGAAGTGATCATGCCCCTGCGCCTGCGGCGGCTGGAGCCCGGGGAGCAGGCGGAGGCCCAAAGCCTCATGCGGGACCTGGCGGACCGGTCCATTGAGGATAAAAGCGTTGTTCTCCAAAGGTTTGGGAGGCTAATGGACAAGGCCGACTCCTACGACCCCATCAAGAAAATGGAGAATAATGTGCACTGCGACTTTGACATTCATGTGAATGTGTGGAAAGACGCCCAAAGACTTCGTTATAGCGGAGAACTGCTCGACATGGGCAGGGACATCCGCTGCCCAGTCGTGGCATTGCACGGAAACCATGATCCGCACCCCGCCGAGGGAGTGCGCGCCCCCCTATCCCGTGTGATCCATGATTTTCGGTTCATTTTGCTGGACAAATGCGGCCATTCTCCATGGAATGAGAAAATGGCGCGGGAAAGTTTCCTGAAACATTTGCGTGCGGAACTGGAATCTGAGATTTAA